From the genome of Colias croceus chromosome 9, ilColCroc2.1, one region includes:
- the LOC123694142 gene encoding lysosomal alpha-glucosidase-like — protein sequence MPKIPYKVEKQEDDEDYEIVSFEDFCDKSPSAKADLLTLNDNINYRLYYESGKEGKLGEAGEPSGVNDHTETSLNGSKTSHKKKVPFAPFGKSDKSRRGSLFSGVIPKSRPDGDSMREHRYERFSPRRGCLNRWLEQAAGLLPGMLVAGLLCALGVATWWAVGGALAGGWGDDQYRKLWERVHPDEVKNVIVPLNVEKPVKTEYRLHDHNNLSTKNRSNATDNKKKEVKKGFLEHSPEVMKELCARVVDDAMRFDCFPQDGANEDECVKRGCCWNAKEHLPYCFYPPQYETYQFMNSTENKHGMTVYYSRAFDTGYPGQFDVARIDFNYLTDDILQVKISDAEHKRFEPTYPEVPLVFGSVSHVRYRVQVDSSAVGFKVIRNEDNVTIWNAQNVGGLILSDKFLQLSTILPTNYTYGFGEKQARFLNDMNWKTHTLFNYDIPPTEDVNLYGSHPFYLALETNGNSHGALLLNSNAMDIVLQPTPAITYRTIGGILNFYIFLGPSPSDVVSQYTEIIGKPFMPPYWALGFHLCKYNYGSLNVTRDVWKKNRDAGIPFDVQWNDLDYMKNANDFTYDTDKFAGLPEFVKELHDAGMHYVMLFDPGVSASEKAGEYPPFDRGLEMNVFIKNSTDQPFVAKVWNKVSTVWPDFTHPNASAYWKEMMVDFHRKINFDGAWIDMNEPSNFLSGPLQGTCAPEQIPYKPYRIKTLREKTICMDAKHFASEHYNVHNVYANAEAETTYRALEEIRGKRSLIISRASFPGLGQFAGHWSGDVFSRWHDLRASIPQLLSFSLFGIPLMGADICGFNEDTTPELCTRWMQLGAFYPFSRNHNSDTSKPQDPASLGIIEASRTALRTRYRLLPLYYTAFWCAHAHGHTVARPLFFEFPTETKIYDIDTQFLIGSHVMVTGILEEGANSTQVFYPGADPWYSLAGRLLARGSWGTVGQHELLAVRGGGIIPLQEPPAHGPVSTATTRSSPLQLLAAPSREGIASGNLYWDDGQSLHSYEEKKYTHIIFKLKDNELTSSIQWWGYGVPQINQIKILNQDAIKIVTVNNETAKFSYDDKIKVLTIDCNINLDKPFSVKWTHKN from the exons ATGCCGAAAATTCCATATAAAGTTGAGAAGCAAGAGGACGATGAAGATTACGAGATCGTCTCCTTCGAGGACTTTTGCGATAAATCCCCAAGCGCTAAAGCGGATTTATTGACTCTAAacgataatataaattatcgtTTGTACTATGAGAGTGGTAAAGAAGGTAAACTCGGTGAGGCCGGTGAACCTTCGGGCGTAAATGACCATACAGAAACATCGCTAAATGGGTCGAAAACATCGCACAAGAAAAAGGTTCCGTTTGCGCCGTTCGGGAAGAGTGACAAATCTCGACGAGGATCATTGTTTAGCGGCGTGATACCGAAATCACGACCTGATGGTGATTCTATGAGAGAACAcag atACGAGCGTTTCTCACCCCGTCGTGGCTGTCTAAACCGCTGGTTGGAACAAGCGGCAGGTCTCTTGCCAGGGATGTTGGTAGCGGGGCTGTTGTGTGCGCTGGGCGTGGCCACGTGGTGGGCCGTGGGGGGTGCGCTCGCAGGGGGGTGGGGGGATGATCAGTATCG GAAATTATGGGAAAGAGTTCATCCAGATGAAGTGAAAAATGTAATTGTGCCGTTGAATGTTGAAaag CCAGTGAAAACCGAATACCGCCTCCACGATCACAACAACCTGAGCACAAAGAACAGAAGCAACGCAACCGACAACAAAAAGAAGGAAGTCAAGAAGGGTTTTCTGGAACATTCTCCGGAGGTGATGAAGGAGTTATGTGCAAGGGTGGTGGATGATGCAATGCGGTTCGACTGCTTTCCGCAAGATGGCGCTAATGAAGATGAGTGTGTGAAACGAG GATGTTGCTGGAACGCCAAAGAGCACCTGCCGTACTGTTTCTACCCGCCCCAATACGAAACGTACCAATTCATGAACAGCACAGAGAACAAGCACGGCATGACCGTGTATTATTCCCGCGCTTTTGACACCGGATATCCGGGGCAGTTTGATGTTGCCAGGATCGATTTTAATTACCTCACAGATGATATATTGCAAGTTAAG ATATCAGACGCAGAGCACAAACGCTTCGAACCCACGTACCCCGAAGTGCCGCTTGTTTTCGGTTCGGTTTCTCATGTACGTTATAGAGTACAAGTTGATAGTTCGGCTGTTGGGTTCAAAGTCATAAGGAATGAGGATAATGTTACCAT TTGGAACGCCCAGAACGTAGGTGGACTGATACTATCGGATAAATTCCTGCAACTATCCACAATACTACCAACGAACTATACATATGGTTTCGGTGAGAAACAAGCGAGATTCCTCAACGATATGAACTGGAAGACGCACACGTTGTTTAATTATGATATACCTCCTACGGAAGAT gTGAATCTATACGGAAGTCATCCATTCTACCTGGCGCTAGAGACCAACGGCAACAGTCACGGTGCTTTGCTGCTCAACTCTAATGCTAtgg ACATAGTCCTTCAACCGACACCAGCCATAACATACCGTACGATCGGAGGCATACTAAACTTCTACATATTTTTGGGCCCAAGCCCCAGCGACGTTGTGTCCCAGTATACAGAAATAATTGGGAAGCCGTTCATGCCCCCGTATTGGGCGTTGGGATTCCATTTGTGcaa GTACAATTATGGATCGCTAAATGTGACTCGCGACGTGTGGAAGAAGAACAGAGATGCAGGAATACCTTTT GATGTACAATGGAACGATCTGGACTACATGAAGAATGCAAACGATTTTACATACGACACGGACAAATTTGCCGGTTTACCCGAATTTGTGAAGGAATTACATGATGCCGGCATGCATTATGTTATGCTTTTTg accCTGGCGTAAGTGCATCGGAGAAGGCAGGTGAATATCCACCATTTGACCGTGGGCTTGAAATGAATGTGTTCATTAAAAACTCTACAGATCAACCGTTTGTTGCTAAG gtatggAATAAGGTATCAACAGTGTGGCCGGATTTCACGCATCCAAACGCTTCAGCGTATTGGAAGGAAATGATGGTGGACTTTCATAGGAAAATCAACTTTGATGGTGCTTGGatt GACATGAACGAGCCCTCCAACTTCCTCTCGGGGCCCTTACAGGGCACATGTGCCCCAGAACAAATCCCCTATAAGCCCTACAGGATCAAAACGCTACGGGAAAAAACTATTTGTATGGACGCGAAGCATTTTGCGAGCGAACACTATAATGTACATAATGTGTATGCTAATGCTGAAGCGGAAACTACGTATAG GGCATTAGAAGAAATCCGGGGCAAACGGTCGCTAATAATATCCCGGGCATCTTTCCCCGGCCTGGGGCAGTTTGCGGGCCACTGGAGCGGTGATGTGTTCAGTAGATGGCATGATTTGAGGGCTAGTATACCGc AACTACTAAGCTTCAGTCTTTTCGGTATACCGTTAATGGGCGCGGATATTTGCGGCTTCAACGAGGACACAACGCCAGAGTTGTGTACACGTTGGATGCAGCTGGGTGCGTTCTACCCGTTCTCGAGGAACCATAACTCCGATACTTCTAAG CCGCAAGACCCAGCAAGTCTCGGTATAATAGAGGCCAGTCGCACAGCACTGCGCACGCGATACCGCCTGCTGCCGCTATACTATACCGCGTTTTGGTGTGCGCATGCACATGGGCATACTGTAGCGAGACCGCTGTTCTTTGA ATTCCCAACGGAAACGAAAATATACGACATCGACACGCAATTCCTGATCGGCTCGCACGTTATGGTGACCGGGATACTGGAGGAAGGCGCGAACAGCACGCAAGTGTTCTACCCGGGGGCAGACCCGTGGTACAGTCTGGCGGGCAGGCTGCTGGCGCGGGGCAGCTGGGGCACTGTGGGGCAACACGAGCTGCTCGCTGTGCGG gGCGGTGGTATAATCCCATTACAAGAACCACCCGCGCACGGGCCGGTATCCACGGCCACTACACGCAGTTCCCCGCTACAGTTACTCGCTGCTCCCTCTAGAGAGGGAATAGCCTCTGGGAACTTATATTGGGACGATGGGCAGAGTTTAC ACAGCTACGAAGAGAAGAAATATACGCACATTATATTCAAACTGAAAGACAACGAACTGACCAGCTCCATACAGTGGTGGGGATACGGCGTGCcacaaataaatcaaattaaaatattaaatcaagaCGCCATTAAAATTGTCACGGTTAATAATGAAACTGCGAAGTTTTCGTACGACGATAAGATTAAAGTACTGACTATTGATTGTAATATCAATTTGGATAAACCTTTCAGTGTTAAATGGACGCATAAGAATTGA
- the LOC123694143 gene encoding mitochondrial cardiolipin hydrolase-like, giving the protein MLIMDWKSAKILLASTATVVVASQVVKKLCKYFFNQRKAPDCDPISDDTCSDVLNMKNREINDVILFSDDLVRHTIRVPPNKDVTICESRELNCFKLIKYIKSARETLDVCMYLITSSEIAEQIIRLGQKHVLVRIVVDSDMAFTPLSQIKKLKEYSFIQVQMNKKSILMHHKFCIIDGPKAIKRKNVLKAYAEKLNVHAQFARHPIKQLKSKPVRGFVMSGSLNWSTKAMVSNHESVIVTSNSNIVGKFEKEFESLWVEDEPVLMSNI; this is encoded by the exons ATGCTCATCATGGATTGGAAAAGTGCGAAGATTCTCCTAGCGTCTACAGCCACTGTAGTAGTGGCTTCACAGGTGGTgaaaaaattatgcaaatattttttcaatcaaAGAAAAGCTCCTGATTGCGACCCAATTAGTGACGACACATGCAGTgatgttttaaatatgaaaaatcgAGAAATAAATGATGTTATATTATTCTCGGATGATCTTGTTCGGCACACAATCAGAGTCCCACCGAATAAAGACGTAACTATATGTGAAAGCAGAGAattgaattgttttaaattaatcaaatataTTAAGTCAGCCCGGGAAACTCTAGATGTTTGTATGTACCTTATAACAAGCAGTGAAATAGCAGAACAAATAATAAGGTTGGGACAGAAACATGTGCTTGTAAGAATAGTTGTTGACAGTGATATGGCATTCACACCTCTatcgcaaataaaaaaattaaaggaaTATA GTTTTATACAAGtacaaatgaataaaaaatctattctTATGCATCACAAATTCTGCATCATTGACGGCCCAAAAGCTATCAAGAGGAAAAATGTACTTAAAGCATATGCAGAAAAATTAAACGTGCACGCACAATTTGCAAGGCACCCCATAAAACAGCTAAAATCAAAACCTGTAAGAGGTTTTGTTATGTCTGGTTCATTGAATTGGTCCACGAAGGCAATGGTTTCTAATCATGAAAGTGTTATTGTAACATCTAATTCTAATATCGTCGGTAAATTCGAGAAAGAATTCGAAAGTCTATGGGTGGAAGATGAGCCG GTGCTTATGTCTAATATATGA